The Equus caballus isolate H_3958 breed thoroughbred chromosome 12, TB-T2T, whole genome shotgun sequence genome contains a region encoding:
- the GAL gene encoding galanin peptides: MPRGCALLLASLLLAAALSAAPGLGSPVKEKRGWTLNSAGYLLGPHAIDNHRSFHDKHGLAGKRELQPEDEARPGSYDRPLPENNVVRTIIEFLNFLHLKEAGALERLPDLLPVASTEDTEQA, from the exons ATGCCCAGAGGCTGCGCCCTCCTGCTCGCCTCCCTGCTCCTCGCCGCGGCCCTTTCAGCCGCCCCGGGGCTCGGGTCACCG GTGAAGGAAAAGAGAGGCTGGACCCTGAACAGCGCTGGCTACCTTCTCGGTCCAC ATGCCATCGACAACCACAGATCATTTCATGACAAGCACGGCCTCGCTGGCAAGAGGGAACTCCAGCCTGAAGACGAAGCGAGGCCAG GAAGCTATGACAGGCCGCTGCCCGAGAACAATGTTGTGCGCACGATAATCGAGTTTCTGAATTTCTTGCATCTCAAAG AGGCCGGGGCCCTGGAGCGCCTGCCCGATCTCCTGCCGGTAGCCTCCACGGAAGACACAGAGCAGGCCTGA